A stretch of Chitinophaga caeni DNA encodes these proteins:
- a CDS encoding ABC transporter substrate-binding protein yields MICSSFLPAATQMIYDMGLSHHLQGVTFECPPVAKGQPAIVRCVLEGFQYSSTEIDRIFSASKAQGKSLYFVDEPLLAKIAPSIIFTQDVCEVCQIDTRCTQQAIDALPQKPEIVTLSPDNLDDVFQCAVDIAQALGEESAAFHYLAKLQSRIDGIIDTLRQHRAKLKRVMLMEWMHPVYNCGHWIPMQIAYAGGVDMLSNPGGDSIVTSWEKIKKYNPEILVIAPCGFMIDRSMEEIHLLTGLDGWKQLKAVQDNKVYLADYDLFTQPSASTLVDGISVLSHIFHPEICEIPNRLLTKFKHLPQEIEVFI; encoded by the coding sequence ATGATTTGCTCTTCATTTTTACCGGCAGCTACCCAAATGATCTACGATATGGGATTATCCCATCACCTGCAAGGGGTTACATTTGAATGTCCACCCGTTGCAAAAGGGCAACCTGCTATTGTTAGATGCGTGCTTGAAGGGTTCCAATATTCAAGTACGGAGATAGACCGTATCTTTTCTGCCTCCAAAGCACAGGGAAAAAGTTTATACTTCGTAGACGAGCCGCTTCTTGCCAAAATTGCACCTAGTATCATCTTCACGCAAGATGTCTGCGAGGTTTGCCAAATCGATACACGCTGTACCCAACAGGCCATAGATGCTTTACCCCAAAAACCAGAAATCGTTACGCTTTCACCGGACAACCTCGATGACGTTTTTCAATGCGCGGTTGATATCGCCCAAGCCCTTGGGGAAGAGTCTGCTGCTTTTCATTACCTTGCAAAGTTGCAATCAAGAATTGATGGCATTATCGATACATTACGGCAGCACCGGGCAAAGCTCAAAAGGGTAATGCTGATGGAATGGATGCACCCGGTTTATAATTGCGGGCATTGGATCCCGATGCAAATTGCCTACGCTGGCGGGGTGGATATGCTGTCTAACCCCGGCGGGGATTCCATTGTCACTTCCTGGGAAAAAATAAAGAAGTATAACCCCGAGATACTAGTAATAGCTCCTTGCGGGTTCATGATTGATAGGAGTATGGAAGAAATTCACCTGCTAACCGGGCTCGATGGTTGGAAGCAATTGAAAGCCGTGCAGGATAATAAGGTTTACCTGGCAGATTACGATTTGTTTACACAACCCAGCGCCAGCACATTGGTGGATGGTATTAGCGTATTATCACATATCTTCCACCCGGAGATATGCGAAA
- a CDS encoding DUF6580 family putative transport protein: MMENKKINPRTGLLVLFILIVGTLRVLNSGELTPFSNFTPIGAMALFGGAYFSDKWKAYLFPLLALWLSDVVMMQFVYKSDLSGLLYRGWYYNYIAFAGMVLIGQWIHKITVMKFILGAVGAALFHWIVSDFGVWMSGGTNILTGQPFTRDFNGYLQCLDLAIPYLQRMLLGNIMYGAIMFGTYELIKRKYPTLAYANA, from the coding sequence ATGATGGAAAACAAGAAAATTAACCCGAGAACAGGTTTATTAGTACTCTTCATCCTGATTGTAGGAACCCTGAGAGTGCTTAATAGCGGTGAGCTTACCCCCTTTTCTAATTTCACACCGATCGGTGCAATGGCCCTGTTTGGCGGCGCTTATTTTTCGGACAAATGGAAGGCTTACCTGTTTCCTTTATTGGCTTTATGGCTAAGCGATGTTGTAATGATGCAGTTTGTTTATAAATCTGATTTAAGTGGATTGTTATACCGGGGCTGGTATTACAACTATATTGCATTTGCCGGCATGGTGCTTATCGGCCAATGGATACATAAAATTACCGTCATGAAATTTATCCTGGGTGCGGTTGGCGCCGCATTATTTCACTGGATCGTATCTGACTTCGGTGTATGGATGTCAGGCGGCACCAACATCCTTACCGGTCAACCATTTACGAGGGATTTCAACGGTTATTTGCAATGCTTGGACCTGGCGATTCCATATTTGCAAAGAATGTTACTTGGAAATATTATGTACGGGGCCATCATGTTTGGAACTTACGAACTCATCAAACGTAAATATCCAACACTGGCATACGCGAATGCATAG